GTGGACAATCTCGCCCACGGCGGCCATGTCCCCTTCTTCCTTCACCTCGTCCTGGGATTTCAGCTTGAGCAGGTGTTCCTGGATGCACCGCGCGGGGCAGTGCAGATAGGCGTCCAGGAAGGTGGGCGAGAGGGGGCGGCTGCGCAGCCGCGCCGCCACCAGGTCCTTCAGGGCCGGCGTGGCCGGCAGGCCCCGGCGGTCCTGCCCGGGCGCCACAGACGGGAACTGCACGCGCAGCAGGGGCGGTTCCCCAGGCTGCAGCAGCCGGCCTTGTTTCTGTTCCGCCCGCCAGAGCATTTCTTCCACAAACCGGCTCCGCCGCTTCTTTTCATCCAGCAGGCCGGAAGAGGCCGCGCCGGTCTGGGTATACAGACGGGCGGATTCTGCGCTTTCCAGACATCGGAAAAAGACCGCCGCCTGCCGTCGCTCCTGTCGCCAGGCATCGGGCAGACCCAGCAGCCGGCGCAGGGGATCCGGCAAGAGCGGGTCCGCGCCGGGTCGGCCGGGCAGGGCGTCGTCCGTCGCGCCCACCAGATGCAGTTGTTTCACGGGCAGCAGCCGGGCCTCCAGCACGCCCAGCACCTGCAGGCCGGTGAGGGGTTCGGCCTCAAAGGGCACGCGCTCTTCGGCCAAAAGCGTCCGCAGGATGGTGAACAGCAGGGAGGTGGGGCAGGGCTCGTCCCGCATGGTGGCCCCGGAGAGCATGGGCAGCACCTGATGCAGCAGTCGGTGCAGGCCTTCGCCGTCCATGGGGAAGCGACGCCACAGGCCCAGGCCGTGGTGCAGGAGCAGTTCCACGCAGCCGTGGAGGGTCTCGGCCAGACGGCCCAGGGTGGGGGGCTGCTCCCAGGCGGTGAGAAAGGCGCTGAAGACGCGTTCCAACAGGTCGAGGTGCAGGGGGTCCTGCGGCGCGGCCTGCGCGGCCTGCGCGGGATGCGCGGGATGCTGCATGCCGGCCAGGGCCATGCCGGCCAGGTCCTCCCGGCGGACCATGGGCGCGCCCTGCCGCAGCCGGCGTTCCAGCCCGTGGAACAGGGGCCGCAGCACCTGGGGGCTGCCTTCTTCCAGGGTGAGCATTTTCAGGTACGGATGCCGGATAAGGGCCAGCAGATCCCGCCAGTGGTACAGCCCCGGGCCGGCGGCGTGCTGCTGCAGGGTCATGCACAGTTCCAGCAACTGGGCCAGGGAGGAGCGGGCCAGGGGATAGCCGAGGCTGATGTTGACATCCACACCGCCGCTGTCGCTGTGCAGGGGCAGGTGATGCAGCACCGGCAGGAGCATGGCCGGCTCGGAGATGACCACGGCCACGCCGTCCAGATGTCCCGTGGCGGCCAGCTCGGCTCGCAGGTTTTCGGCCAGGGCGGAGAGTTGGGAATGCAGGTCGTAGCCTTCATGCAGCGTGGGGATGCGGAGTTCGTCCGACGCCTCATCCGCATCGGGTTCAGGCGCAGACAGTGGCACACGCTCGGGCCGGCCGGCGCCCCAGCGGGCCAGCAGTTCCTGGATCTGTCCCTGGGACCAGTGCGGCGTTGTGGTCGCACCGTCCGCCAGGGCCGGATCGGCATGCAACACGAGGTCGGCGCGGCCCTGTTCCCACAGATGGCGGAAAAGGATTTCCTCCACCCCGGAACAATCGTCGAAGCCCGCCAGCAGGATGGACGGCTCCTCGATGTGCGCGGCCGCCTCCTCCACCTGCTGGGCCACCAGAAAGGCATCGTACCCCGGCGTAGACCAGCCACGGGCGTCCAGCGTCTCCACATAGGCGGCATACACGGCGTCCAGCGCGGCCAGGAGGCTGGCGGCAAAGGGATCGACCTCCTCTTCCATGTGCTCCAGGGCCTGGGGGACCACGGCGGCCATGAAGCATTCCTCCAGCAGGGATTCCAGCCGCACGCCCCAGGGGAAGAATGTCTCCGCAGACACATCCCGCAGGGCAGGGAAGCCGGCCATGCCCAGGGAGGTGACGATCTGTTGCAGCAGGTGGATGCGGTCCAGCCGGCTGACGATGACGGCCGGGGCGATGTCCAGTTCTCCGCGCAGCCGGGACAGCAGTTCCCCGCCGGCCAGGATGCGCGGCGCGCGCATCGGGACCGTGCTGTGGCTTAGACGGGCGGCCAGGGTGTCCAGCAACTGTCGCTGCGGTCGGCGATGGGGAAAGATCACCAGATGTTCGTGCAGGGGGCGGGGGGCGTCCAGCAGCAGGTCGGCCAGGGCGCGCATGGCGTCGGCCTGCCAGGGGATGAGCAGCACGCGGCCGCAATGTGTTCTCATGATGCAACAATCCTTACGGATTCGATGACCTGCAGGTCAAGATACACCAGCCGGCCTTCGGGGGGCAGGGTGCCTGGATGCATGGCGGCCAGCAGGTGCAGGTAGCGCCGCAGTTGCGCGGCGTCCTCCTTGCGTGGCAGGCCGGACTTGTATTCCACGGCCATGGGGGCGGGGCCGTCCAGCACCAGGAGATCCGGCTTGTGCAACGCCGCGGCGTCTCCCTGGACCTGTGGGGCGAGGATGGTGGTTTCGCGCACGCCGGAGCACAGCCAGGCGCGGGCCTCGGGCAGGCCGAGCAGCCAGGCCAGCCGGCCGCGGACTTCCTCGGCCACGGTCTCGCGGTCGCGGGCAAAGGCGGCGGGGTCGTGGGGATTGGCCAGACCGCGCAAGCCGGCGGCCAGGGCCTTGTCCACGGCAAGGGCCAGGGCATCGGGCGTGGGGTCCGGCGTGTCCAGCCGCAGGTGCTCCAGGCAGCGGTGGAGCAGGGTGCCGCGGCGACGGTTGGCGAAGTTGGCCGGGGTCAGTTCGTTGCGGAAGACCTTGAGCCGGGGCAGCCAGTCCATCGGCGCAAAGTCCATTGGAGCAAAGTCCACCGGCGCAAAGTCGAATGGCTCCGCTGCCATCGGCACGCCTGCCGGGGCGGAAGGCTCGGGAGCTTCGGCTGCCGGAGCGCGTGTGTTCGCGGGCGGCTCACCGCGCTGCTTCACGGTCTCGCCCTCGCCTTCACCCTCTTCCCCTTGCAGATCCAGCAACCCCAGCCGGGGCAGGAGCGCCAGCAGGGCCTTGGTCATGGGGGACTGGGTCGCCCGAGACGGCGCCACCAGACAGTGCAGCTCCTCCACGGGGCGGGTCCAGGCCACATAGAGCACGTGCAGGGCCTCCATGAGCGAGTCGCAGCGCGTCTTGTGGTAGGCCGGTCCCAGTTCGCGCCGGCGTCGCGCCAGCAGGCCGGGCTGGCCGGGGGGGAGGGGCTGCCGGGGATCGTCCGCATCCACCAGCAGCAGATCCTTGTCCAGCCGGGCGGTATCGTGATGGAAGGGGATGATGACCGCCGGGAACTCCAGGCCCTTGGCCTTGTGGATGGTCAGGACGCGTATGGCATCCAGCCCGTCGGGCAGGGGAGCGCGTTCGGTGTCGCCCTTTTCGTTCCAGTAGTCCAGGAAGGCGGACAGGGATTGGTGCCCGGCGGTTTCCGCCAGGTGGGCCACCTCCAGCAGCCGGCGCAGGAAGAGCTGATCCCCCGGCCGGCGCTCCAGCAGCCGGAAGCGGCGGCAGAGCTCCGCCAGGCAGTCATACGGGCCGAGGATGCCCGCCTGGCTGTGGAAGGGTTGCAGCCAGTGCAGCCAGGCGGCGGGAAAGTCCTTTTGGAAGCGCAGGAACAGGGGGGCGGCGGAGCCGTGCTCCAGACGCGAGCGCGCCAGCCGGGCCGCCCAGTCCACCATGGCGGCGTGGCTGAGGCCGCTGGCATCCAGAAAGAGTTCCTGCCCGGAGATCACCTCCCAGAAGGCCAGATCGTCCGGCGGATAGTCCAGAAAGGCCAGGAACTGCATGAGCTGACGCACCAGGGGATGCGCCTTGAGCAGCAGGCTGTTTTCCGTCACCACGGGCACGCCGCGGTCCAGCAGCCACTGGGCCACGGTCTGGGCCTGCTCGTTGCTGCGCACCAGCACGGCCACGTCGCCGAAGTTGCGCCGGGCAAGAACGTCATCCAGCATGCCGTCCATGGCTTCGTGGGTGGCCTCCATGATGGCCTCGGCGTTCTCACCGTCCACGCGCACTACCTGCACCAGCCCCGGGGGTGCGTCGAGGTGTTTGCGGGCAACCTGCTGGGAGGTGCCCCGGAAGGAGTGGCGGATGCCCCGGGCCAGGTCGTCGGCCAGGTCGGCATCGGCCTGGGGCAGCATGACCTGGGCCACCTCCAGGGATACGGCGTCGTCCTCCAGCAGGGAAAACAGCGCATTGTTGACGCCCACCACGGCGGAGGCGCTGCGCCAGTTGGTGTCCAGACTGCCGGCCAGGAACAGCTCCTCAAAACCCCACAGCTCTTCGCGGCGGGGGAGGGCGTCGAAGAGGCCGGCATCGCCACCACGCCAGCCGTAGATGGCCTGCTTGACGTCGCCCACGTAGAACAGGGACCCGCCTTTGGAGAGCACCTCCACGGCCAGGGGCTCCATGGCCAGCCACTGGCTTTGGCTGGTATCCTGAAATTCGTCGATGAGCAGATGGGAGAGCCGTACGCCCAGGCGGCAATAGGCCTCGCTGACGCCGAAGCCCTCGCTGAACAGCGCGCAGACCAGGGGCTCCCAGCGGGCCTTGGGCAGCAGGGACAGCCGGCGCTCCATGGCCGCCAGCTCCGGGGCCAGCACCGCAGCCAGGCTGGCCAGGGGCAGCAGCTCCAGCGCATCGTTGTAAATGGGGTATCGGTCGCGGTGGCGCTGCAGTGCGGTTTGCAACTGCCGGAAGCAGGCCTCGGCCGCGGCGCTGGCCTGGCCCTTGCCGGGTTTGCCCTTGCCGCCCTTGTTCAGGCAGTCGTCCAGAGATTCCTTGGTCGGCCAGACACCGTTGGGCAGGCCGTCGAAGACGGCCATCTGCAGCACTTTTTCCAGATACGCGACAAACAGCGCCTTGGCCGCGAGCTGCTCCGTCTCGATGCAGCCGAGCATGCGGCGGGCGGCGTCCAGACAGTCCAGGCGCATGGCCTCCAGCCGGCGGTTGAGGGCGGGTTTGTCCAGGTCCGGATCCAGCGGGGAGGCGGAGCCGGCCAGGAAGGAAAGCGTTTCCGCCAGCCGCTCCTTGAGCATCAGCGCCGGCGCAAAGCCCTTGGCCGCGCCATAATCCAGGGCGCTGCGGCAGGCTTCCTCAAAGAGGGCGGCCAGGGCCGGATCCTGCCGGGCCCGGTCCACCAGACGGTCGTACAAGGGGTCGAACAGCTCGCTTTCGTCGAAGACGGGCTCAATGTCCGGCGGCAGGCCCAGGGGCAGGGCCGAGAGACGCACCAGCTGGAAAAGCAGGCTGTCGATGGTGCGGATGTTGAGCCGGCTCATGCGGTGCAGGATGATCTCGCACCAGCGGCGGGCATCTTTGGGGTCCAGGCCCTTGGCGGGATGGGCGCAGGGCAGCGCATCGCGCTTGTCCAAGGCCCGCTCCTTGAGGGAGCGCAGCACCCGTTCCTGCATCTCGGCGGCGGCCTTGTTGGTGAAGGTCACGGCCAGGATGGCAGCCCAGTCCAGTGCCGCCAGACTGCCTGCGCAGGCGGCCGCC
This sequence is a window from Megalodesulfovibrio gigas DSM 1382 = ATCC 19364. Protein-coding genes within it:
- a CDS encoding PD-(D/E)XK nuclease family protein, which produces MRTHCGRVLLIPWQADAMRALADLLLDAPRPLHEHLVIFPHRRPQRQLLDTLAARLSHSTVPMRAPRILAGGELLSRLRGELDIAPAVIVSRLDRIHLLQQIVTSLGMAGFPALRDVSAETFFPWGVRLESLLEECFMAAVVPQALEHMEEEVDPFAASLLAALDAVYAAYVETLDARGWSTPGYDAFLVAQQVEEAAAHIEEPSILLAGFDDCSGVEEILFRHLWEQGRADLVLHADPALADGATTTPHWSQGQIQELLARWGAGRPERVPLSAPEPDADEASDELRIPTLHEGYDLHSQLSALAENLRAELAATGHLDGVAVVISEPAMLLPVLHHLPLHSDSGGVDVNISLGYPLARSSLAQLLELCMTLQQHAAGPGLYHWRDLLALIRHPYLKMLTLEEGSPQVLRPLFHGLERRLRQGAPMVRREDLAGMALAGMQHPAHPAQAAQAAPQDPLHLDLLERVFSAFLTAWEQPPTLGRLAETLHGCVELLLHHGLGLWRRFPMDGEGLHRLLHQVLPMLSGATMRDEPCPTSLLFTILRTLLAEERVPFEAEPLTGLQVLGVLEARLLPVKQLHLVGATDDALPGRPGADPLLPDPLRRLLGLPDAWRQERRQAAVFFRCLESAESARLYTQTGAASSGLLDEKKRRSRFVEEMLWRAEQKQGRLLQPGEPPLLRVQFPSVAPGQDRRGLPATPALKDLVAARLRSRPLSPTFLDAYLHCPARCIQEHLLKLKSQDEVKEEGDMAAVGEIVHTTLQTYFGERCHRPMGSADVDPQALGDLFAQTLARHPLAEALRFDHRTATILAGRKRLGDYAAAFPETTILALESQLRGVIDVDGAQVRLAGRADRMDRRDGWLWVLDYKTGSVKLPSRDIWDNFPWADLDAWRGGDPETDREGDALLQQLADRLRSVQLPFYLHCAAQTPPAAAGDVDPAQLDAALVDLARGGQELPLFGPHLEAEDRAFILRHRIPVLLAFLLRHLQTVAVHAAIPGDGCRHCPVSAGCLSRAD
- a CDS encoding UvrD-helicase domain-containing protein is translated as MHASPSAPPSVSESRFSPASSEHKFLALRAGAGSGKTFTLTCRFLDLLRQAVPQAAPPPAAACAGSLAALDWAAILAVTFTNKAAAEMQERVLRSLKERALDKRDALPCAHPAKGLDPKDARRWCEIILHRMSRLNIRTIDSLLFQLVRLSALPLGLPPDIEPVFDESELFDPLYDRLVDRARQDPALAALFEEACRSALDYGAAKGFAPALMLKERLAETLSFLAGSASPLDPDLDKPALNRRLEAMRLDCLDAARRMLGCIETEQLAAKALFVAYLEKVLQMAVFDGLPNGVWPTKESLDDCLNKGGKGKPGKGQASAAAEACFRQLQTALQRHRDRYPIYNDALELLPLASLAAVLAPELAAMERRLSLLPKARWEPLVCALFSEGFGVSEAYCRLGVRLSHLLIDEFQDTSQSQWLAMEPLAVEVLSKGGSLFYVGDVKQAIYGWRGGDAGLFDALPRREELWGFEELFLAGSLDTNWRSASAVVGVNNALFSLLEDDAVSLEVAQVMLPQADADLADDLARGIRHSFRGTSQQVARKHLDAPPGLVQVVRVDGENAEAIMEATHEAMDGMLDDVLARRNFGDVAVLVRSNEQAQTVAQWLLDRGVPVVTENSLLLKAHPLVRQLMQFLAFLDYPPDDLAFWEVISGQELFLDASGLSHAAMVDWAARLARSRLEHGSAAPLFLRFQKDFPAAWLHWLQPFHSQAGILGPYDCLAELCRRFRLLERRPGDQLFLRRLLEVAHLAETAGHQSLSAFLDYWNEKGDTERAPLPDGLDAIRVLTIHKAKGLEFPAVIIPFHHDTARLDKDLLLVDADDPRQPLPPGQPGLLARRRRELGPAYHKTRCDSLMEALHVLYVAWTRPVEELHCLVAPSRATQSPMTKALLALLPRLGLLDLQGEEGEGEGETVKQRGEPPANTRAPAAEAPEPSAPAGVPMAAEPFDFAPVDFAPMDFAPMDWLPRLKVFRNELTPANFANRRRGTLLHRCLEHLRLDTPDPTPDALALAVDKALAAGLRGLANPHDPAAFARDRETVAEEVRGRLAWLLGLPEARAWLCSGVRETTILAPQVQGDAAALHKPDLLVLDGPAPMAVEYKSGLPRKEDAAQLRRYLHLLAAMHPGTLPPEGRLVYLDLQVIESVRIVAS